ACGATtaaaaggtaccaaccccaaaaccctacccttgggctatttaattttggggttaatcacttttttacactcatatacacacagtCACATTGCATTCCtttctatcttcatcttccctaaAAGTGAGTTCTTActcttacaccggaggcgccgcaCGACCCAAACCCCCTTctggtgttgttttgtaggaaccccacGACAGCTACACCTCCACAGTGGCAAAGGGTCCAAGCACGGCGTCGAAGGAGCGGCCCCGCCACCAGGAGCTATCACTGAGAATATGTATAACGAAGCTTTGAGTTGAGTAACTGAGCTGCAAAAGCAAAAGGAAGAAAAGAATGAGCAAAATGTATCCTGGCATGCCATCCCAAGCGATTTCTTGTGTTTTTCCACTCCCTAATTATGCTGTATAACCCAACATATATTTTTTTGAGTTGCACTGGTTGTCTACCTTGCTGTATACACAAGCTTATTTGTTCGTTCTTGAAACTTGAGAGAACATTATTCATCCATATATACGTTTAGGGACAGGTAGCGGGGTTTGTCATTCAAACCACAACGAGACATATCTGGGTGTGGTTTTAAAAAGATCAAAAAAATAAAGCTAAACAATGTCGAGAATCAGTGTCTGAGCGGTTTGCCAAAGGCACTAATAGTGCTACAAGAGGGCTAGTGTTCAATTATTACCGAAACATATCCGGTGATTTAAAAAAAAGATGACCATTGCCTATGGTTTTCGAATCTCCTCCATATTTCCTGAATGTACTATGTGCATTTCTTCTTGTTCGTTTCTTATTCATCTCATTTGATTAACCACTTACCCTTTTTTTATTCAACTTGAAAGTCTTTTCTTTCAGAAATATCACAAAAAATTATACGACAAAGAAATGAATGAATGTACAAGTGTGATTACTCAACATGCTTAAAAAGCTACTACTTTTACTGGTCCAACCCCATTCATCGCAGGTATGTCTGTATTGTTTCAAATAATTTAAAAGATGGATGTTTTCTGCATCTCTCACTATTTATTGATGGTGTGTTTGATATATGTTTGTATGAATGtatttttaatcttttgaaaCCGATAGTAAGGGGTGTTTGGATAGCATATTGGAATGGGAATCGGGAATGGGAATTGAGGAAATGGGAATGGGGGTAACGATAATGGGAATGACTTAACCAGAGGTGTTTGGATCGTCCTGGAATCGGAATGAGATAACTGAATCAAACTGTTTGAATTACCCTGGAATGGGAATGAGATTgctttttttaaaaatattaatttcaaaaatgaaaatcaaatgaaaaattgagataaatacaagaaaatatattttaatatgaaAACTGAATTGGAATTAGTTTTTAACTATATAACAGTATAAACTTGTAACCCACTGTAGGAACACCAATATAAACTTCTATTACAAAACTGAAACACAACAGAGTACCTAAATCACAAGAATTCAGAAGCATAAGCACATGGATATATGCAAGTCTACTCATccttttaaatataaatatatggATATATCTTAAACCATATTCATCCAACAATACCATCTTTAAAGTAAtggtgaataacaataaaatcTCCTTATTACAGCTGTAGGACatacaaataaaaaaaatgacTTTTTCTTCTTGGACAATATAAGGCCAAAAATATATTCTTTTCTCAACTCTGCATTGGCATGATAAAAAAACTTTCAATTTATGGGGCTCGGCCATAAGAATTTTAGAAGTCTCCAACACTTGACCGCTTGACAATCCTTCCATTTGAGTTAACGCATCCATCACTTTACATGTCATGTCATCACTCTCGTTAGCAACCAACTTACCAAGATGCATGTCAACATTATCCATAAATGATCCTAATTTGCTAGACACGTCATCAAACATGGCAACTAAATTTTTTTCGATGTTGTCCTTTGATCGTTTTCTTTTACCCAATTTGGAAACAGAAGGACACTCTTGGTCAGTTTCATCAATGGACGCACTAAACATTGATTCGGTTGTTTCATTACCCATGTTCTCAATTGCATCAGAGAATTGTTCAGGATGACTACCAGTTGCTCGATCGTTTACCCATCAATTGTCCAAGTGCATGAAAATGTGGAAACGAAATGCCCCACATTCCTCTAGCATCCTTGTGACTCTGATATTGTAAGATACAAAAAAAAGAATTTAGCAACCTAACTCCAGATTAGTGGAACATTAAAAACACATAGCCATAAAAGATACTGCTAGTTTACAGCCCTGATACTGTCATTTCTCAAGCATGTCTATTTATAAAATACAGCACTTGCATCATCACTTCTTGTCTTGACCATACTTGTATGTACATATTGCATGTACAGAAAGAGAAAACATCTTCAGCACCATTAATAAATTTTCACCATTTTTGATACAGATTTTTACTAGTATTGGTCAGTAGTTTACCTACTTAAGTTAATGAGACTCACGGGGTACAATGCATGAGAGTGACGACTTGTCGTACTAACTAAATTTTGTGTCACGAAAACTTGTAGACTATAGTACCACCTGTGATTTTTTTATTGTATTATCTTTTTATTGGACAATATGTTATAGGCATTCAAATTCATATATTCAACATTGAATAAACGTAATTCTCTGATCATTTTCACTTGAATCCGCTGCTATTCAAATTACAAAGTCACGAAGAAAGCACAAATAGATAAGCAAATAGAAGAATTTTCATTAGTGAGTATCCAAAGATTGAACTCGGTGCATCAAATCAGAACATTAAAGCAAAAAACAATGGGATATATTACAAGATTCCTTGTAATTAAAACCACGATAACAACAAATTGACATTCTCTTTCTTTATAAGAATTATATAAGAGAATACATTGCAAGAAGGAATCATACTAGCATAcaattatcaaacaactaaaagCAAATGGTACAAAATTACACATTCCAATCTTACAAGAATCATATTCTCATCAAGCTCAATATACATAGCGAGATGATCAAATCATGATATTCGTCTAAAATACAATTCTGCAATAGAAGCTCAAAGATATTAAAGGAAATGTGAAGGGCATATTTGTGGACATTTTCGTAGTGATTTATACCAAAGTTCTAAAAGCAAGCCACCCATTTGGCCACAATCTTCTTATAAACACTCAACGGAAAACACAAAGAAGAGCTTACCAGTTACCCCAAGATGACAATCATATCTATAGAATCCCAGGAATATACAGTTTACATATCAGACGAACTTGAAATAAAAAATACTGACCTGATTATATGTTTAATTATAGCCCCCAAACATGCATGCTAAAAGAGATTTTACAATTTAGACTCCTAACTAATATTAAAACTTCTGCTATTGAGATTATATGCTAATAACGCATAACTTCTATATTCATCTCAACATCTAATTATTTGCTAAATTAACAGTCATATAGCAACAAGAATTGCAAGTGCATAGCACCTACATGCAGAAAATTAATACAAGCACAAAAAATACTGTTGTAAATATTGTTGTAAACATTTCAATGACTTCGTAACTGTTTACAGCAATCAAagttttcatttatcttgttccGGCTTATCCAGCCTTCCATGGATCCTCACTCAGCCATTCTCCTACTTCCACTAAAAAAATTAGTAATTCATTTCTCAGTTGCAATCACTCCAGTAGAATTAACAGTACACAGTGCTGATCTTACCCGATAATCATTTCTTTAGTCTACTCGGGTAAGTTCTTTACTTGCTCAGGGAATTAAAGAACTCTTTGAGTGATAACAATTGGTTCAAAATATATCTTGTTTAATAAACTTGCCATATACTTCTAAGATTTCAGCCATTCAAAAACTGGTCCTAAAAGTGTTGCTTAGTATTAATACACGATAATATATGAGTACTATAAATTAATAGTTAGTGCAAGACATCGTTCATTTCTAAAGTTAAAGTTCTCATATATAAAATCTCTATAAGATAAACAAGTATACATTAAAATAGGTAAACAAATAATAGTAGCATAAAATATATGCAGAGAGGCAGTGTTAGTCTGTAGAATAACTACGTACCTTACACCATTCGTCATAAATGCTTTTATCACATTGGCTTTTTTGTTCGTCTCATCCCAACCAAATCCAGAACTGCCCCGCATATCAGCTATAGCATTGTATTTTCTTTTCAAATATTTCCACCTTGACTCTATATGGGGATTTGCCTTCATGTCAGCCATGGGTAATTTTGCAGCCATTAACTCCTCAACTCGAACCAGGTAGCCATCCTCCATCCCTTCTCATTCTTCCAATTTGTATCAAATGCTACTTCTTGAAGAGTTTCAGTGAGAGCCCGATCCTCATCAATAGTCCAATTCCTCTTGTTTGGCCCTCTTCCTGAATTCATCCTATATATAAAACGACACGATAAGCATAACATTTCTTAGAATTAAGAATTACCCATGTTACGAAAATCATTTAGCAACACTGTATTCACTCACTTGGTCATTTTAACAAACACTTTTATGTCATTTTGCCAAATAATACATATAATAAGTAGTAAAATTGACTTCAAATCCATTAATACTACAATTGATCATAAAAATAATACATACACAGATACGGGTGTATGATATATAGcctaaatataattttaaatttaccTTACCTTAAGAATAGATCTGAATAATGTAAATTCGAACTTGCAATTCGTTGTGAGTACACACTCGCTGAAATCGGAGACGTAAAAGAAGAGGGGAGAGAAGAATACAAGAACgaaggggagagagagagagagagagagagagagagagagagagagagtatttCAGAGATGGAAGGAGATACAACGAGAGAGAGGATTGAGGGAGAGATAacgagagagggagagagagagaggagcgCAGAAACAAAAGAGGCAGAGAGAAATAGAAGGAGAAAATAGCGAGAGATTAGAGAAATCGACAGAGAAGAGAAGAAAGAAATATCGAAGTAAAAAATAGAAGAAGATAGTCGGGAATGAATTTGAAATCCCGGGGGTATGGATAAGGTTTGGGTTCCCATTCCTCGACTTCTAAAATTTAATCCAAACAACATAGTTAGGAAGTAGGGTTCCCATTCCCATTAATCAAGCCCATTAACCCCCGACCAAACAACCCCTTacaagaagtttgttacaaaCCTACAATTTATCCCGAAGACTTGTTAGCAATTTATCCTGTACCGGGAATCAATGTCGTTTATACCAAAGCTTAACATATCCCAGCAGGAATAGTCTATAGATGCTACAGGTTATCTCCACATTACAATACACAGAGCAAGAAATGGTTAGCaacaagcttcacaagtatgtCTAGAAACTTTCTAATCTCGGTAGTTGTGTGCATTGTTCAACTGTAATCGCATTGCAATACAGCAAAAATATGCTGTGCTAGCACATCTCTGTTTCTATGAAATACTGTATGTACTCTCTTCTAGGTTAAAAGAATTATGTTATCTGTTCCTcgttttttgttttttatttgaTGAATTGGTATCTCTAAGAACGTGTGCTCCACAAAAACAAAAATCAAAAGGGATGGAAAGTTGAATAAAACAGGCCCAGCAAGAGAACTATCTGTTCAACAAATAGATATAAAAATGATCAAAGAGTAAAAGAATTAATAGAGTAGAGTAGAGTATAGTATAGTATAGTCTACCTTCATTTCATAAACTAAAAGAGAAAAAATGTTTACATGAGTACTTAAATTTTATCATTAAATAACGATTAGCGGAATTAGTAAATAAAAATCTGGATGTAACTTAAAATTCCCTTGCTGGAGATTATTAAGATGACTAAAAAAAGATAATTTGGTATCTTCATGATTGTGTATTAGTAGGTACAGCCTGTTACTGATATAAAGTTCTCATTTAAACTTTTCGTAGCCAACTTTGCAGTTTAGACAGCTCATTTATTCACTTGTTTTCTTGTTTTGATTATACAAAAGCATAAATTAGGCTTTGTAATCAATGATCTAACCTAACAAAACTTACAAAACTAGGCACAAATAATCATTTGTCCAATGACTTGCAAGCAAAACTTAACAGAAAGTGCATTCGAGTACTAGCATTTGAACTATACCACAGATAAATGATAATTATGAAGCAACAAAAGAGATGGTACAAGtagtaaaaaaattaaaattttactTTAAACGCAAAGAGCAGAAAAAATaacaatgaatttgaaaggattTATCATACAAAAGAACAAGCCACTAAACACATACATTGAATATATATTCATCACACTCAACAACTAAATTTGTACTTGAATATTACATGTTTCCCGAAAGGAAATTGAACACACTAACTATCTAGGGGGATCAACAGGTGATGAATTTTTTGAATGCACTCTGAACCACATGCATTTATCTTTCATTGCATCAGACTCAGTTGCATACTCTTTGAATCTGTATTCTTCCTGCTTGGAGTTTGGAGGAACTTTCCCTTCGCTGTAACACTGACTACACAGACTAAATTGAGACTTCATTTCCCTGAAACGAGAACCAATAATTGGGTAGCGACAAATGCAACAAGCGTGTCTACCATGACGATTTCTATCTCCACTCTCAAGTTTCAGTAGAGTGGACATAATTCCAAAACCCcagtcagaatcatcaaacatTACAAGAAACTCTGTCAAAGAAATTAACGATACATCCGTTTCTCCATGTATTTCCAACATTTCACTAATCCCGTAAGAAGGAATATAGATTGATCTTAACACCTTAATGTACTTTAAAGCATCAACTTTCCTTATCTGTGTTGCATCTGCATTAACAGAACGCCAAGCAAGGGCATCAAATGCAACTCGTTTTCTTCTTTCTGGTGGACCACTGCATATGGGGGCAATAATAGCAAAAAACATGCCCAAATCCACCCTTCCTGATTCTGATTCATCCAAAACAGACAGGATTTTCTGGTTAATCATTTTGACAGCTCCCACAAAGGTTTCGGGCTTCAAGAAACTGAGTAACCTGTGAAGAATCCCTTCCAAAGAAGCCTTGCGAATAGACTTCTCTGGAACACCACCACCAGAGTAGGACACCGGTGCATTACCTTCATTCATCTCCTTCTTCAGCAAGTCAACATCACAGCGGCTCAACCTGGTAATCCTCTGAAAAGCTCTTACATCAATAGCATTGGCTAACTCCTGCCTTGATGTCGTCTTTTCACCAACCATTTTAAACTTCGAAGCCTCCACAATAACAAAGCTCTCCTCCCCGTTGCCTGACCCATTCCCTTTCAACTTCTTCTTCTGTAGCTGCTTCAAGTGGGCAATTGCATCATGCAACTCCACCCTGTTTGTCATCTTCAAAGCTTCTTTCAAAGCTTTCTTGGCATCTTCTGTTTCCCCGgctcctaacaacgagactgcCTTATTAAGTTGAGCCCTCCAATGATTTGGCCACACACCCAAAACCCTAGTATACATCTCAGAAGCTCTTTGATACCGACCCATATCCATATACAGCCCGCCCAAATTATACAAAGCATCCACATGACCTGGCTTCAGATCAATAGCTTTCTGAAACTCCTTAATTGCATTATCATCATCACCCAAAGCATGCAATGCGGAAGCCAAATCACAATGTGCATCTGCATAATCATGTTTCATATATATAGCCTCTTCTAAAGCTTTAATAGCTGCTTTATACTCACCTACACCAAAAAGAGCACTACCCAAAAGCTTCAAAGCCCTAAAATGAGTCGGACACAAAATCGCAGCCTCTCTATAATGTTCACAAGCACTAATAACCATACCTTCACCTTCCAGTGCAATCCCCAAATTGACATGAATCTGAGGAAGCAAATAACTCCACTCATTTCCACTAGCCTCCGCAGCATCCAATGCAAGCACAAACTCCTCTTTCGACTCCCTCTCCTTCCCTAGAACATACAAACAATTCCCCGCCCTAAAATGTGCTCTCACATCAGCAGGCTGCAACTCACACGCCCTCTTAAAACTCACAAAACCCTCCTTAAACAACTGATGCTCATACAAAACCCTC
This sequence is a window from Apium graveolens cultivar Ventura chromosome 9, ASM990537v1, whole genome shotgun sequence. Protein-coding genes within it:
- the LOC141683337 gene encoding putative TPR repeat-containing protein At1g05150; the protein is MTTRGSRSEKVKTIFEQFDVNVDGGLNREEMAALVVAVNPRVKFSDEQINAILDEVFKTYSEFIDGEKGLTHDGLLRTYDDGAGDVDRDFDALGLELKAERIEEASTSLVDERVVVEPAKKLRTAAWATSPNHGIVYDDTWRIVDDLEVLIKKLKAKGVKDGKGKGGETNFDAYSDAGWSRELGASTEISDKRVVWEDNSSVYNVFVKELGVLRGRADGARSRSEAFDGHMAIGRVLYEHQLFKEGFVSFKRACELQPADVRAHFRAGNCLYVLGKERESKEEFVLALDAAEASGNEWSYLLPQIHVNLGIALEGEGMVISACEHYREAAILCPTHFRALKLLGSALFGVGEYKAAIKALEEAIYMKHDYADAHCDLASALHALGDDDNAIKEFQKAIDLKPGHVDALYNLGGLYMDMGRYQRASEMYTRVLGVWPNHWRAQLNKAVSLLGAGETEDAKKALKEALKMTNRVELHDAIAHLKQLQKKKLKGNGSGNGEESFVIVEASKFKMVGEKTTSRQELANAIDVRAFQRITRLSRCDVDLLKKEMNEGNAPVSYSGGGVPEKSIRKASLEGILHRLLSFLKPETFVGAVKMINQKILSVLDESESGRVDLGMFFAIIAPICSGPPERRKRVAFDALAWRSVNADATQIRKVDALKYIKVLRSIYIPSYGISEMLEIHGETDVSLISLTEFLVMFDDSDWGFGIMSTLLKLESGDRNRHGRHACCICRYPIIGSRFREMKSQFSLCSQCYSEGKVPPNSKQEEYRFKEYATESDAMKDKCMWFRVHSKNSSPVDPPR